DNA sequence from the Myxosarcina sp. GI1 genome:
GTATAAAGCTTGGTAATCTCACTTCTGGCTTGATATAGTTCTGATAGAGTTAAAGAGCGGTTTTGATAAGAAGCAACTGCACTGGCTAATTCTTCCTGGCTAAATACCGTACTACCAACTATATCAAAGCTCTTAACAACGATGCTTTCGGGAATATTGTCATCACTAGCTGCGGCAACGGAATTGTCATTAGGTTTGGTTTTGGGTGCAGTGATATTAAGGATATTGGAATCTGCCGAGCGAACGGAATTGTTTGATAATTGCTCGCGCTCTGCTGTTAGCGTATTAATTGTTTCTGCATTTGCAGGTTGCACTACCAGAATAGTTGGCAGCGATAGCGCGAATGATAAAATGGCGGCAAGATTACCGTACCCAAACAATTTCCAATGTTTTAATCCCAAATGCACCATAGCATCTGACTGCCACATAAAGTTAGCTCTAATTTATAGCAAAATTAACCGCTACAGTATGCCCACAAAGACTTAAAAAGTAACATTGCTATAAAAAATTTTAAAATTAAACGCTAGAAAGCCAATTTTTTACTGTCTTAGTATAAATAATAGTGGCGAGGGAGCCAACAATTGTCGATACTAAATGTTAGATTTACGATTGAGTAGGTATTAAATTAATTTAAGGTAAGCCGTTATGATTAGTCAGATTTCTAATATAGAAGTAGATACCGAGCAAGCTATTGAAGAACTAATCGAGGAAAATTCTAGCCATCAAGAGGTAATCGAAACCGTAATTTCCAGTCTCGACGGCGAAAATACGGCAATGGTCAACCATACTGATGAAGGTAGTCTGTGGAAATTTCAATACGGTAGTGTAGAAGTCTTCGTTCAGCTTACGGGCGAAACTGATGACGACTTATTTACCGTATGGGCAAATGTCTTGAAATTGCCAGCCAAAAACGAACCTGGTTTGATGCGTCGATTGTTGGAAATGAACTGGACGGGTACTTTTGAAACTTGCTTTAGTATTAACAATGACACGGTAATGGTTTCGGCTCAACGTACCGTTGCGGATTTATATCCAGGAGAAATATCGCGCATTATCACTCTAGTTGCCAATATTGCCGATGACAATGACGAAATGCTTAAAGAAGAATTTGGTGCTGCTTAATTTAGTTTTGGTGACTAGTTAACGGTGACTGGCGATTGCTACTTCACTTCATTTCCAACCTGGCGTTTTATTCCTCCAATAGTAGCGTCGGGACACACACAAATGGCAATCGATCGCTGGTTGCTAGAAAAACATCGTCGTGGAAAACATCCTCCAACTTTGCGATTTTACACGTGGTATCCAGCAGCAATTTCTTTGGGTTATCACCAAAAAAATTATCCTTTAGCCTGGCAAAAATTAATCTGGAAACAGCCTCTAGATATCGTACGCCGCCCTACAGGAGGTAAAGCAGTATTACATCAAGGCGATCTTACCTATGCGGTAGTAACCTCTACTCCACCTGGTAAAAGACTGGAAATATACAAGCAAATTTGCCGTTTTCTAATTGCAGGTTGGCGATCGCTCGGTGTCGAGCTATCTTACGGCAATGCGACCAAAGAATACATGGCAAACCCCAACTGTTTTAGTACGGCAACGGTTGCCGATTTAGTTACCACTACAGGAGAAAAGGCGATCGGTAGCGCACAGCTACGCCGAGGTAAAGCTATTCTACAGCATGGTTCGATCCTGTTGAGTACAGATAAAAATTTGGCAATAAAAATATTTAACCAACCTGTAGGTAAAAACTTGTTAGAGTTAATTCCTCATCGGGGCGATCGCTCTATAGATAAAATTATCGAACATTTAACCAAAGCTGCAAGCGACTGCTGGGAGATCGAACTAGTAGAACAAGCATTGTCAGATGCCGAATGGCAAGAAATCAAAAATTCTTATAGTCATTCTTAAAAGAAATTATTAGTGCGACAGTCTTTTAAACAAATTGTCAATTTCGGCAACGAAGACAGTAATTCCAATCGTTGGATATAATTTGTAGGTTATCGATCGCCTAGAATTTATATATTTATCTATATGTGTCGCTTATTGGGCTATCTCGGTTCTGCCGTTACCTTAGATCGTTTATTTGACAAACCAGAACACTCTCTAATCGTTCAAAGCTATCAACCACGCGAAATGACCGCAGGACTAATGAACGCCGATGGTTTTGGCATTGGTTGGTATCATGCCAGTAAATTAGTTCCGCCCTTTACGTATAAAAATATCTTGCCCATTTGGAATGATATCAATCTATCTCACCTCAACCGCTATGTAGAATCACACTGTGTTTTAGGCTATGTTCGCAGTGCCACTTCTGGGTTATCGGTAGATTTAATTAACTGCCAGCCTTTCACTCACGAAGATTTATTATTCATTCACAATGGCTATATCGATGACTTTAGGAAAACCATGTATCGACCGATACGCAATCATTTGACTGACTTTGCCTATCGCCGTATTGAAGGCACTACCGACTCGGAACACATTTTTGCACTGGTAGTTAGCGAATTAGAATCTAATGAAGGAATGAGTATCGATCGCGCTTTAGAAACTGCAATCGCCAAACTGGTAGAGTTATCTTACGGTGGCGAAATAGAATTTTCTGCCAATGTGGTAATTAGTAACGGCAAAGAACTAACTGCCTGTCGTTATTCCAATCGCCATGCCAGCCCCACACTGTACTATCTCAAATTGCAAGAAGATATTTTATACTCAAATGCAGTAATGATTGTTTCCGAACCCATGTTTGAGGGTAATTGGATTGAATGCCCCGAAAAAAGCATCATTAGTGTAGGAGAAGATCTTGAAGTCAAAGTCAGTTCAATTACGTAAACGAGCGATCTCACGCGATTTAGCTCGATGTCGTCAAAAAACTCTAGATTTAATCGTTCAAACCAACTCGGAAGCTTTTACCAGTCAGGCACATCCCGATTTTAGCCCTATAGGTTGGCATTTCGGACATATTGCCTTTACTGAAGCCTATTGGATTCTCGAATATCTAGGCAATTGTTCGCCTTTGTTTCCCGAATATCGCGTTCTATTTGCAGCAGATGGTTTACCCAAAGCCCAGCGACAAAATTTACCTTCCATTAAAACTATTC
Encoded proteins:
- the egtC gene encoding ergothioneine biosynthesis protein EgtC; translation: MCRLLGYLGSAVTLDRLFDKPEHSLIVQSYQPREMTAGLMNADGFGIGWYHASKLVPPFTYKNILPIWNDINLSHLNRYVESHCVLGYVRSATSGLSVDLINCQPFTHEDLLFIHNGYIDDFRKTMYRPIRNHLTDFAYRRIEGTTDSEHIFALVVSELESNEGMSIDRALETAIAKLVELSYGGEIEFSANVVISNGKELTACRYSNRHASPTLYYLKLQEDILYSNAVMIVSEPMFEGNWIECPEKSIISVGEDLEVKVSSIT
- a CDS encoding biotin/lipoate A/B protein ligase family protein: MTGDCYFTSFPTWRFIPPIVASGHTQMAIDRWLLEKHRRGKHPPTLRFYTWYPAAISLGYHQKNYPLAWQKLIWKQPLDIVRRPTGGKAVLHQGDLTYAVVTSTPPGKRLEIYKQICRFLIAGWRSLGVELSYGNATKEYMANPNCFSTATVADLVTTTGEKAIGSAQLRRGKAILQHGSILLSTDKNLAIKIFNQPVGKNLLELIPHRGDRSIDKIIEHLTKAASDCWEIELVEQALSDAEWQEIKNSYSHS
- a CDS encoding YbjN domain-containing protein — its product is MISQISNIEVDTEQAIEELIEENSSHQEVIETVISSLDGENTAMVNHTDEGSLWKFQYGSVEVFVQLTGETDDDLFTVWANVLKLPAKNEPGLMRRLLEMNWTGTFETCFSINNDTVMVSAQRTVADLYPGEISRIITLVANIADDNDEMLKEEFGAA